CAGTCCCACGCCCTGATCCACCTCGTCCTCGGGGTGGGCGGGCTGATCATGGCCTTCCCGTTCCTGTGGCAGATCGTGATGTCGTTGTCCACCAACGCAGAGGTGCAGAGCGTCACCCCCACCTTCTGGCCCGAACACCTGCAGTGGCAGAACTACGCGGCGGTGTTCCAGCGGCTGCCGTTCCTGTCGCAGCTGTGGACCTCGGTGCTCATCACGGTGATCCGCACGCTCGCCCAGATCGTGCTGTGCACGCTGGCCGGCTACGCGTTCGCGCGCATGCGCTTCCGTGGCCGGGCGGTGCTGCTGGGGCTCGTGCTGTCGATCCTGCTGGTGCCCTCGCAGGCGTACCTGATCTCGCAGTACCAGATCGTGCAGAACCTAGGCTGGCTCAACACCCTGGCCGGCATCGTCGCGCCTGGGCTGTTCAGCGCGTACGGCACCTTCCTGATGCGCACGGCCTTCCTCAACCTCCCGGCGGAGCTGGAGGAGGCAGCGCGCATCGACGGCAGCGGGCCGTTGCGGACGTTCTGGAGCGTGCTGCTGCCGGTGGTGCGCCCGAGCATCAGCGTGCTCGCGATCTCGGCGGTGCTGTGGTCGTGGAACGAACTGCTCTGGCCGCTCGTGGTGTCCACGCGCGCCACGCAGATGCCACTGTCGGCCGCGCTGGCCACCCTGGCCGGCGACGTGACGGTGAACTACCCCGTGCTGATGGCCGCCAGCCTGCTGGCGATGGCGCCGATCCTGATCCTGTTCATCCTGCTGCAGCGCCGGGTGATCGACGGACTGGCGTCCTCGGGCTTGAAGTAACTGCCACTTGAAGAACTAGGCGAGCTGCTGCCGCACCGCCGACGCGAACCTCAACGGGGCCCCCGCGTCGGCGTTGCGGAAGCCCAGCGACGGTTCGGCCAGCTCCAGCTCCAGCACCAGCGGGTGCCCGTCCTCGCCGCGCACGATGTCCACGCGGGCGTAGAGCAATTCGGCGCGCAGGATGCCCATGAGCGAGCACGCGGCGTCCAGGGCGTCCTCCGCGACGGCGCGCACGCCGGACGCCGGGACGGCCGGGGCGAGCTTCTCCGTGAGGAACAGGCCCGACGGGTCGGTGCCGACCGAGCATCGCCGCTTTCGTGAAGGCGTGCGAATAAACGCCGCCGAAGTACACCAGCGCGATCTCGCCCTGGGTGTCCACACTGGACTGGTACGGCTGGATCACGGCGGTGCGGCCGTCGGCGTGCAGCGTGCGCAGGTGCTCGGCCGCACCGGCGGCGTCGGCCTCGAAGCGAGCGGCACCACGCGAACCCGCGCCGACCGAGGGCTTCACCACGAACGGCACCTTCGGCCACTTGGCCTGTTCGCCCGGTTCGACGAGCGTGGTCGGCACCGTGGGCACGCCCGCGTCGAGCAGCTCGACGAGGTAGGCCTTGTCGGTGTTCCAGCGCACGGCGGCGGCGTTGGCCAGCGTCGGCACGGTCTCGCACCAGTCGAGGAACTCGGCGCGGCGCTCGGGGTAGTCCCAGGTCGCGCGCAGCACCACGAGGTCGGCGGCCGAAAAGTCGGCGGCCGGGTCGTCCCAGACGGCCCAGCGGACGCTGAAGCCCAGGTCATCGAGGGCGGCCGCGGCGGCGGTGTCGTCGCCGTCGCCTTCCGGCATCTGCGCGCAGGCGACGAAAATCGCTTCGCGGTTCACCGGCCGGCTCGCGGGCCGGCCATCTTGCGGCGGTGGGCCGCGCCGATCTTGGTCGCCTTCACGGTCTCGCTGTCCCATTCGGCCGGTTCGAGGTCCTCGACCGCCTCGACGAGCGCCGTGCCCGTCTCCGGCGCCGGCACGATCACGTCGCCGAGGGCGCCGTCGGCTCCCACGAGCACCACGCGGGCGCCGATCCGGCCGATGTTCTCGACCACCGCGCGCGATGGTTTCCCGTGCCGCGCCACGAAGTCACGGGCGGCGGCCAGCTGCCGGCCGGTCGGTGCGGGGGGCGTCTGCTCGGTCTCCTCAGCCACGTCGGCGAGCTTAACCGGTCTCACCCGGTGACGCGGAACAAGCGTGGCGTCGGCCATAGTTGGCACTGGTGAGAGCCGAACCCGACGCGAGGAGGAAACATGCCGTCCGCTGTGCAGGTCAGGACGACCGGTGGTCCCGAGGTACTGGAGGTCACCGAGGTCGAGGTCGGCTCGCCCGGTGCCGGTGAGCTGCTGGTGGACGTGGCCGCGGCCGGCGTCAACTACATCGACACCTACCAGCGCCAGGGCATCTACCCGATCGACCTGCCGTTCGTGCTCGGTCTGGAGGGCGCGGGCACCGTGGCCGAGGTCGGGGAGGGCGTGACGGCGTTCGCCCCGGGTGACCGCGTGGCCTGGATGGGCTCGCTGGGCAGCTACGCGGCGCGCAAGGTCCTGCCCGCGGCCGCTGCCGTGAAGGTGCCCGCCGGCGTGTCCGACGAGGTCGCCGCCGCCCTGATGCTGCAGGGCGTCACCGCCCACTACCTCGTCCGCTCGACGTACGAGGTCAAGCCGGGCGACGACGTGCTGGTGCACGCCGCGGCCGGCGGCGTCGGCCTGCTGCTGGTGCAGCTGGCGAAGGCGCGGGGCGCCCGCGTGTTCGGCACGGTGTCCACCGAGGCGAAGGCCGAGCTGGCCCGCGGGGCCGGCGCCGACCACGTGATCCGCTATGACCGGGAGGACTTCGCCAAGGTCACGCGCGAGCTGACCGACGGCGAGGGCGTGCACGTGGTCTACGACGGCGTCGGCAAGGACACCGTCGACGGCAGTCTCGCCAGCCTGCGGATCCGCGGCATGCTCGCGCTGTTCGGCGCGGCCAGCGGCCCGGTGCCGCCGATCGACCCGCAGCGCCTCAACTCGGGCGGCTCGCTGTTCCTGACGCGCCCGACGTCCGGCCACTACGTCCGCACGCGCGAGGAGCTCGACTGGCGCGCGGACGAGCTGTTCGCCGCCGTGAGCGACGGTTCGCTCGACGTCCGCATCGGCGGCCGCTACCCGCTGGCCGACGCCCGCAAGGCCCACGAAGACCTGCAGGGCCGCCGGACGACCGGGAAGCTGATCCTCATCCCGTGACGCTCAGCCACTGACGCTGCCGCACCCCGGCCGTGCCGCACAGCCAGTGGCCCCGCCCACCCCAATGTGGCGTTGGTTGCGTTGGGCGCACCCAATGTGGCGTTCGGTGCGTTGAGCGCACCGAACGCCACATTGGGGCGCTTCGACGGCATGACGGGCGCGGGTGGCTCGCGAAAGGTCAGCTTTTGTCGTTCGGGACCGCGACGGCGTCAGTGACGAAAACGAGGGTCTCGTTTGGCGCGATGCCGTTGCCGCCCTGGCCGTAGCCGAGGTCGGGCGGGATGATCAGCAGCCGGCGGCCGCCCTGCTTGATGCCGACGAGGCCCTGGTCCCAGCCGGGGATGACCTCGCCTGCGCCGAGGTGCACGTCGAACGGCTCACCGCGGTCGAAGGAGCTGTCGAGCTTCTTCTTGTCCGACCAGGTGATCAGCGTGTAGTTCATCGACAGTTCCTGGCCGGCCTTGGCGCCGTTGCCGGTGCCCGGGACCAGGTCCTTCGTGATCAGCTTCTTCGGCGGATCGCAGTCGTCCGGGATGGTGATCGTCGGCGCCTGACCGAAGGTCCCGGTGGTCTTGATGTCGTCCGCGGTGCACTCGCGGCCCTTGCTCGCGGCACCCGCCGGGGCGACCAAGCTGGAGGGCGCGGCGGGAGCGGACGGCTGCTGGGCCACCGCGCCGGTCGCCGTGTCGTCGCCGCCACAGGCGGACAGGCTGAACGCCGCGGCCACGGCCACGGCGCCCACGGAGGCGATCTTGCCGATTCTCTGCATGCCGGAAACCCTAACCAAGCCCGGCGAGCGCCGGCACGGCGTCACCGGTCTGGACCACGCCGAGCCGCTGGGTCGCGCGCGTGAGGGCCACGTACAGGTCGTTGAGCCCGCGCGGTGATGCCGCGACGACCTCGTCCGGCGCGACCAGCAGAACGGCGTCGAACTCGAGGCCCTTGGCGCGTTCGACCGTGAGCACGCTCATGCGTTCGTCGGGTGTCAGCACCGCTTCCACGGCCGCGAGCCGGGCCACCGGTGTGAGCACGGCCACGGTGCCACCGTCCACTGCGGACAGCTCCTGCTCGACGAGGCCCGGCAGATCGGCGTCGAGGTCGCGCGTCGCCTTCGACCACGGCGCCACGCCCGTCTCGCGGACCGACGCCGGAGCCGCCAGGTTCACGTCGAGCTCGGCCAGCACGCGCGCGGCCACGGCCATGATCTCGGCCGGGGTGCGGTAGTTCACGGTGAGCTGCTCCAGGCGCCAGCGGTCGGCGACGTAGGGCGAGAGGACCTCGTCCCACGTGCGCGCTCCCCCGGCCGCGCCGGTCTGCGCGACGTCGCCGACGAGCGTCATCGAGCGGTTGGGCGAGCGGCGCATGAGCAGCCGCCAGTCCATGGCGGACAGTTCCTGGGCCTCATCCACGATCACGTGGCCGAACGTCCACGTGCGGTCCTGCGCGGCGCGCTGGGCCGCGGTCAGCTCGCTGCGCTCCTGCTGGCGTTCGGCGAACAGCTCGGCGTCGAGGACGTCGGACACCCGCAGGATCTCCTCGTCCTGGATCTCCTCGTCCTGCTCCAGGATGTGGAGCACGCCCTCGGCGTACGCGCGCTGCACGCGGTCGCGGCGGCGGCGCTCGGCGCGCTCCTCACTGTCGTCCTCGCCGAGCAGCTCGGCCAGCTCGTCGAGCAGCGGCACGTCGGCGGGGGTCCACTTTGCGTCGCGGCCGCTCTCCAGGTGCGCGCGATCGGCCTCGGACAGCAGCTTACCGGCCGCGCGATCGAGGCGTTCGCGCTCGGCGAACAGGTCGTCGAGCAGGCCTTCCGGCGTCAGTTTCGGCCACAGCTCGTTCACGGCGGCGGCCACGGCGGGGCTGGCGGCGAGCTCGGCGCGGATGTCCTGCACGTCCTTCGCGTCGAGCAGGTCCTCCCCCAGCTTGCGGGCGGCCTGGCGGGTGAGCGCGTCGAGCACGTCGGACACGAACAGGCGGCGCGCGAGGTTGTGGGGCCGGCGCGAGCGGCGGGCGCGGGTACGGGCCTCGACGCAGGTCTTGCGGTCGAGCTTGAGGATCTCCCGCTCGTGCTCGATCTCCACCACGGGCTCGGGCACGCGCTGGCGGTCGCGCACGGCGTTGGCGAGCACGTCGGCCATCACCAGGCGCCCCTTGACCTCCGCGGCTTCCGGCGCCTCGACGCCCTCGGCGTCGAGGCCTGGGTAGAGCTGCCCGATCGTGGCGAGGAGCACGCCGGTCTCGCCCAGCGACGGGAGAACCTGGCCGATGTAGCGCAGGAACGTGCTGTTGGGCCCGACCACGAGCACGCCACGCGTGGTGAGCTGCTGGCGGTGCGTGTAAAGCAGGTACGCGGCGCGATGCAGCGCGACGGCCGTCTTGCCCGTGCCCGGCGCGCCCTGCACCACCATCACCCCGCCGAGCGGCGCGCGGATGATCCGGTCCTGCTCGGCCTGGATCGTGGCGACGATGTCGCTCATCTCGCCCGTGCGCCGGCGTTCCAGCGCGGCCAGCAGCGCCGCCTCGCCCGCGAGCCCGAGGTCCTGTCCCTGGTCGGCGGCGGACAGGTCGAGGATCTCGTCGTCGAACCCCGTCACCTTCCGGCTCAGCGACCGCAGGTGCCGCCGCCGGCGCACGCCGTCCGGCGAGGCGGCCGTGGCGAGGTAGAACGGCCGCGCGACCGGCGCCCGCCAGTCCACCAGCAGCGGCTTGTAGTCGTCGTCCTCCTCGAACAACCCGAGGCGGCCGATGTAGGTCGTTTCTTCGGCGCTCTCGGGCACGAAGTCGAGCCGGCCGAAGCACAGCCCCTGCTCCACCGATCCGAGCTGCGCCAGCCGGTCGGAGTACAGCGTGGTGGCGACATCCCGCTCGGTGCGCGCCTGCGGGGTACCGCCGGCCTGCCGCAGCGTGGTGTCGAGGCGCCGCTGGGCCTCGGCCCGCTCGGCGTCGAGCTTCGCGTAGAGCGTCGTGACATACGCCTGCTCACGCGCCAGCTCGGCGGCGTACTCGGGCGTACCGTCCTCGAGGGCGCGGTCTGCTTCCCGGTCCGGGAACACGGACAAGAGTGATCCTGCTTTCGCATCGGGGAAAGGCGGCGGACAGCCGGAAAAGCACAACGGCCAACCAGACTACGCCATTCCCGAGCGCGGCTCAGCTGTCGCAGAGCCGGTGGAAGAGCCGCGCGGCCTGATCCGCACACCAAAACGCCGCCGGGCGGAAAGCCACGGCGGCGCTGCTGGTCAGCAAATCAGAACGGCAAGCCGAGCGTCGGCAACCCGATCGCCGAGTCCACGGCCAGCGCGACGAACACGATCATCAGGTACGTGTTCGAGCGGTGGAACAGCGACATCGGCTTCGTCTCTTCGCCGCGGCGGACCGCGGCCTGGAGGCGGTGGGCGTAGAAGAGGAACCAGGCGCCGGCGAGGACGGCGAAGGTGGCGTACAGCCAGCTCGTGACCGGCAGCAGCAGGAGGGTCCAGGCGACCATCACCCACGAGTAGATGACGATCTGCTTGGCGACGTGCTGCGGGGTCGCCACGACGGGGAGCATCGGGACGCCCGCGCGCTCGTAGTCGTCGCGGTATTTCATGCCCAGGGCCCACGTGTGCGGGGGCGTCCAGAAGAAGATGACGCCGAACATGACGAACGCGGGCCACTGCACGGTGCCGGACACGGCGGCCCAGCCGATGACCACCGGCATGCAGCCGGCGGCGCCGCCCCACACCACGTTCTGCGACGTGCGCCGCTTGAGGCCCAGGGTGTAGACGAAGATGTAGAAGAGAATCGTCGCGATCGCGAGGATCGCCGAGAGCAGGTTCACGGTGAAATACAGGACCGCGAACGAAGCGACGCCGAGGACGAGGCCGAAGATCAGCGCGTTGCGCCGCGGCACCGAGTCCTTCACCAGCGGGCGCTTCTTGGTGCGGTTCATCACCTTGTCGATGTCCGCGTCGATCACGCAGTTGAGCGCGTTGGCGCTGCCGGCGGCCATCGTGCCGCCCACGAGCGTGGCGAGCACGAGCCACGGCGACGGGATCTCGCGCCCGGCCAGGAACATCGCCGGGATCGTGGTGACGAGGAGGAGCTCGATCACCCTCGGCTTCGCGAGCGCGGCGTAGGCACCCACAACCTGGCGGACGGTTCGCCGGGCACTGATTCGCCGGGCACCACGCGGTCGTTCACCGGTCGGGTGTTCGGCGCTGGTGTTCTCACTGCGTCCGTGCGCAGCGTTCACCAACGACATTTCACTCCCAAGGTCAGTTCGGGGCCGGGCGACGATCCGGAAGACCGCGATGGAACTGGTGAAGCTCCCGGACCAGGCCCACCTTCGATGTTAGACGTGGCGAATCCGCCTGCGTGATCGAGGGTCCTCGACACGCCACGCCTGTCTTCTGCGTCACGCCACCGGGTTCACTCGCGACGACGACGGCGGCGCACGGTGTGTCCGGAAGGACCGTTCGCGGTGTCCGACGAGTCCGGTCGGTCCCCTCGATCGTCCCTTTTGCACGGTCCGTGACCAGCGGCGGACCGCAAGCGACCCGCATGGGCGGGATCACCTGCCCGGTTGGGACGGGCGCGGCTGTCGCGGCTGCCCGGAGCACACCCCACGCACTAGGCTGTCGCGGACGGGCCGCGTGGTACCCCGGCGCAGTGCTCCCAGCAGGAATATCGTCCCTTCGGGATCGATTGAGATTACTGGCAGTGCGCACCGGCTACACCACGACGGAAAGCAAGCGACAACCTCAGGACGGGGAGTTCGAGTTCAGTGTCCGAAACCGCCTCTACCAGCGAGAACAACCCTTTGCTCCGGCGTGACGTGCCCGCCGACTGGACCGGGACCGACTCCCGCGCCGTCGACACCGTCCGGGTCCTCGCCGCGGACGCCGTCGAGAAGGTCGGCAGCGGTCACCCGGGCACCGCGATGAGCCTCGCCCCGCTCGCCTACACGCTGTTCCAGCGGACCATGCGCCACGACCCGGCCGACCCGCACTGGCGCGGTCGCGACCGCTTCGTGCTCTCGGCGGGGCACTCCAGCCTCACCCTCTACATCCAGCTGTACCTCGCCGGCTACGGCCTCGAGCTCGAGGACCTCAAGCAGCTGCGCACGTGGGGCTCGCTGACCCCGGGCCACCCGGAGTACGGCCACACCAAGGGCGTCGAGACCACCACCGGCCCGCTGGGGCAGGGCCTGGCCAACGCGGTCGGCATGGCGATGGCCGCCCGTCGCGAGCGCGGTCTGCTCGACCCCGACGCCGCGCCCGGCGAGAGCATCTACGACCACCACATTTTCGCGATCGCCTCCGACGGCGACATCGAAGAGGGGGTGACCTCCGAGGCCTCGTCGATCGCGGGCCGTCAGGAGCTGGGCAACCTCATCCTCTTCTGGGACGACAACAAGATCTCCATCGAGGACGACACGAACATCGCGCTGTCCGAGGACACGGTCAAGCGCTACGAGGCCTACGGCTGGCACGTGCAGGTCGTCGACGGCGGCGAGAACGTCACCGCGATCGAGGAGGCCATCAAGGCCGCCAAGGCGGAGACCGGGCGCCCGTCGTTCATCGCGCTGCGGACGATCATCGGCTACCCGGCGCCCACGAAGATGAACACCGGCAAGGCCCACGGCGCCGCGCTCGGCGCCGACGAGATCAAGGCCGTCAAGGAGATCCTCGACTTCGACGTCGAGCGCACCTTCCAGGTCGACGACGAGGTCATCTCCCACACCCGCAAGGCGCTCGAGCGCGGCAAGCAGGAGCACGCCGCCTGGCAGGAGCGCTACGACGCGTGGGCCGCGGCGAACCCGGAGCGCAAGGCGCTGGCCGACCGGCTCGCCACCCGCACGCTGCCCGAGGGCTTCGCCGACAACCTGCCGCACTGGGACCCGGACCCCAAGGGCATCGCGACCCGCAAGGCCTCCGGCGAGGTCCTCAACGCGCTGCGCGACCCGCTGCCCGAGCTGTGGGGCGGCTCCGCCGACCTGGCGGAGAGCAACAACACCACGATGAAGGGCGCCGACTCGTTCGGCCCGGAGAAGGCCACCACGTCCGCGTGGAAGACGAACCCGTACGGCCGGACGCTGCACTTCGGCATCCGCGAGCACGCCATGGGCTCGATCCTCAACGGCATCGCCCTGCACGGCGGCACCCGCCCGTACGGCGCGACGTTCCTCATCTTCTCCGACTACATGCGCCCGCCGGTCCGGCTCGCGGCGCTGATGGGCCTGCCCACGCTGTACGTGTGGACGCACGACTCCATCGGCCTCGGCGAAGACGGCCCGACGCACCAGCCGATCGAGCAGCTCTCCGCGCTGCGCGCGATCCCGGGCCTCAACGTCGTCCGCCCCGCGGACGCCAACGAGACCGCGTACGCGTGGAAGGCCGTGCTGGAGGACGTCCACCACCCGTCGGGTGTCGCGCTCACCCGCCAGAACGTGCCGGTGCTCGAGGGCACCAGCGCCGAAGGCGTGAAGCGCGGCGGCTACGTGCTCGAAGAAGCGTCCAACGGCACCCCCGAGGTCGTGCTGATGGCCACCGGTTCCGAGGTCCAGCTGGCCGTCGCGGCCCGCAAGACCCTCGAGGCCGACGGCGTGCCGACCCGCGTCGTGTCGATGCCGTGCGTCGAGTGGTTCGACGCGCAGGAGCAGTCCTACCGCGACGCGGTGCTGCCGCCGGCCGTGAAGGCGCGCGTGTCCGTCGAGGCCGGGATCGCGCAGTCGTGGCACCGCTTCACCGGTGACGCGGGGGTGAACGTTTCGATCGAGCACTTCGGTGCTTCGGCCGACGCCGCCACACTGTTCCGTGAGTTCGGGTTCACCCCGGAGCACGTCGTCGAGGCCGCCCGTCGCTCGATCGCCAACACCAAGAACTGAATCTCCCGAAGGGACGGAAAAGAGTCATGAGCAACACTGATCGGCTCGCGCAGCTTTCGGAGGCGGGCGTCTCCATCTGGCTGGACGACCTCTCCCGCGAGCGCCTCAGCACCGGCAACCTCGCCGACCTCATCCGTGACAAGCACGTCGTGGGTGTCACGACCAACCCGACGATCTTCGCCAACGCGCTGTCCAACGGCGCGGCGTACGACGCGCAGGTCAAGGAACTGGCCGAGCGCGGCGCGGACCTCGACGCCACCGTCCGCGAGCTGACGACCAGCGACGTGCGCAACGCCGCCGACCTGTTCCGCGACGTCTACAACGCCACGAACGGCACCGACGGCCGCGTCTCCATCGAGGTCGACCCGCGCCTGGCGCGCGACACCGACAAGACGATCGCCGAGGCCAAGGACCTGTGGAAGGCCGTGGACCGGCCGAACCTGATGGTCAAGATCCCGGCCACCGACGAGGGCCTGCCCGCCATCACCGCGGCGCTGGCCGAGGGCATCAGCATCAACGTGACGCTGATCTTCTCCGTCGAGCGCTACGCGCAGGTCATCGACGCCTACTTCGCCGGCCTGGAGCAGGCGAAGGCCAACGGCCACGACCTCAAGGGCATCCACTCGGTCGCGTCGTTCTTCGTGTCCCGTGTGGACACCGAGGTCGACAAGCGCCTGAACAAGATCGGCACCGACGAGGCCAAGGCGCTGCTCGGCGAGGCGGGCATCGCCAACACCCGCCTCGCCTACGCCAAGTTCGAGGAGCTCTTCGCGAGCGACCGCTGGAAGGCGCTGGCCGCCGCCGGCGCCAACGCGCAGCGTCCGCTGTGGGCCTCGACCGGCGTCAAGGACCCGGCGTACTCCGACACCCGCTACGTCGACCAGCTCGTGGTCCGCAACGTCGTGAACACGATGCCGGAGAAGACCATGGACGCGGTGGCCGACCACGCCGAGCTCACCGGTGACACGGTGACCGGCCGCGGCGACGAGGCGCGGGGCGTGTTCGACAAGCTGAGCGCGGCCGGCATCGACGTGCCGGACGTGTTCGTGGTCCTCGAGACCGAGGGCGTCGAGAAGTTCGAGAAGTCGTGGCAGGAGCTGCTCGAGACCGTGACCGGCCAGCTGAACAAGGCGAAGGGCTGAAGCCAGACCATGACAGGGGACGAAACCGGCGTCGAGCTCGTCGACGCCGAACTGGCAGGCAAGGCGGCGCCGTTGGTCGAGCGCCTCGTCGCCGACCAGGCCGCGTCGAAGCTCGCCGCGCAGGACGCGACGCTGTGGGGCCCGGACGCCGAGTCCGAGGCGTCGATCCGGCTCTCGTGGACGTCGCTGCACAAGTCGTCGCGGCCGTTGATCGGTGAGATCGAGGCGCTGCGCACGGAACTGCAATCCGAGGGCGTGGACCGCGTGGTGCTCGCCGGCATGGGCGGCTCGTCGCTCGCGCCGGAGGTCATCGCCGCCACCGAGGGTGTCGCGCTGACCGTGCTCGACACGACCGACGCGGGCCAGGTCGCCGACGCGCTCGCGGGCGACCTCGAGCGCACGGTGATCGTGGTGTCGTCGAAGTCGGGCGGCACCGTGGAGACCGACAGCCACCGGCGCATCTTCGCGAAGGCCTTCACCGACGCGGGGATCGACGCGGCGCGGCGGATCGTGGTCGTGACCGACCCGGGCTCGCCGTTCTCGGAGCTGTCCGAAAAGGAGGGTTACCGCAAGACCTTCCTGGCCGACCCGCACGTCGGCGGCCGCTACTCGGCGCTGACCGCGTTCGGCCTCGTGCCGGCCGGCCTCGCGGGCGCGGACATCGCGCGCCTGCTGGACCAGGCCGCCGCGGTGGCCGCGGTGCTCGGCACCGACTCGGCCGACAACCCGGCGATCAAGCTCGCGGCCGCCTGGGCCGCCGCCCACGAGGGTGGCGCCGAGAAGGTCGTGCTGGCGGACACCGGTTCGGGCATCAAGGGTTTCCCGGACTGGGCCGAGCAGCTGATCGCGGAGTCGACCGGCAAGCTGGGCACCGGCCTGCTGCCGGTGGCCGTCGAGGGCCCCGAGGCCCCCGGCTTCGCCGACGCGAAGTCCGACGCGACCCCGGTCGCCGTCGGGCACCCGGAGGGTGCCGCGAAGATCTCGGTGACCGGCCCGCTCGGCGCGCAGTTCCTGTTGTGGGAGTTCGCGACCGCGCTCGCCGGCCGGCTGATCGGGATCAACCCGTTCGACCAGCCCGACGTCGAGGCCGCGAAGAAGGCCGCGCGCGCGTTGCTGGACGAGCCGGAGAAGCTGTCCGGCAAGGAGACTCCGGCCACTGTGGACGGTGCCGTCGAGGTGTTCGGCTCGGAAGGCGTTGCCACGGACGGAAAGCTGGTGGACGTGCTGCGCGCGTTCTTCGGCTCGGTCGCCGACGGCGGCTACTTCGCGGTGCAGGCCTACCTCGACCGGCTCGACGACGCGTCGACCTCCCTGCTGCGCGGCGAGATCGCCAAGCGCACCGGCGTGCAGACGACGTTCGGCTGGGGCCCGCGGTTCCTGCACTCCACCGGGCAGTACCACAAGGGCGGCCACCAGAACGGCAGCTTCCTCCAGATCACGGGCGCGGTCGCCGAGGACCTGGCTGTGCCGGACCGCCCCTACACCCTGGGACAGCTGCAGCACGCGCAGGCTCTCGGCGACGGTCAGGTCCTCG
The sequence above is a segment of the Amycolatopsis sp. 2-15 genome. Coding sequences within it:
- a CDS encoding glucose-6-phosphate isomerase — encoded protein: MTGDETGVELVDAELAGKAAPLVERLVADQAASKLAAQDATLWGPDAESEASIRLSWTSLHKSSRPLIGEIEALRTELQSEGVDRVVLAGMGGSSLAPEVIAATEGVALTVLDTTDAGQVADALAGDLERTVIVVSSKSGGTVETDSHRRIFAKAFTDAGIDAARRIVVVTDPGSPFSELSEKEGYRKTFLADPHVGGRYSALTAFGLVPAGLAGADIARLLDQAAAVAAVLGTDSADNPAIKLAAAWAAAHEGGAEKVVLADTGSGIKGFPDWAEQLIAESTGKLGTGLLPVAVEGPEAPGFADAKSDATPVAVGHPEGAAKISVTGPLGAQFLLWEFATALAGRLIGINPFDQPDVEAAKKAARALLDEPEKLSGKETPATVDGAVEVFGSEGVATDGKLVDVLRAFFGSVADGGYFAVQAYLDRLDDASTSLLRGEIAKRTGVQTTFGWGPRFLHSTGQYHKGGHQNGSFLQITGAVAEDLAVPDRPYTLGQLQHAQALGDGQVLAEHGRPVLRLHLTDRAAGLAELVRAVQEAGE